In Sphingobacteriaceae bacterium, the DNA window GGACGATGGTGTCGTCGGGACGGCGCACGGCGATGCTTACGTGGCGGGGGCCGCGAATCATGACCCCCTCCAGCACCGCCTGGCCTCCGTAGGAAAATTCCATGGCGGTCCCCCCTGCCCTCAGCAGCGCGGGCCCGAGGGGGTGCCCGTTACTCCTCGGTGCCGGACGCTGCCTGCTTCTGGGCGCCGAAGTCGCCGTAGCGGCGACGGAACCGATCTACCCGGCCGCCGGTGTCGACGATGCGCTGCTTGCCGGTGTAGAAAGGATGGCATGCGCTGCAAATTTCGACCCGCAGGTTCTGCTTGGTCGACATGACTTCATAGGTCGCGCCGCAGGCGCACGTAATGGTGGTCAATTCGTAGGGCGGATGAATATCCACCTTCATCTTCATCACCTGAATTCCTGATGGTCCGAACGATTATAGCACGGGCCGGGAAGGACGGCAACAAAAGGGCCGGCGGGCGGGGCACCGTCGCCGTCGGG includes these proteins:
- the rpmE gene encoding 50S ribosomal protein L31, with the protein product MDIHPPYELTTITCACGATYEVMSTKQNLRVEICSACHPFYTGKQRIVDTGGRVDRFRRRYGDFGAQKQAASGTEE